From the genome of Paraburkholderia flava, one region includes:
- a CDS encoding MFS transporter — translation MSASNRRAMGAIMLAVALATLDTAIANTALPAIATDLHAAPAASVWIINAYQLAMVATLLPLAALGDIVGHRRIYITGIALFTLASLACSLADTLPLLTAARVLQGLGASALMSVNTALIRFLYPPHRLGRGLGMNALIVGVSFAIGPTIASLILSLGTWPWLFAVNVPLGVIALAFAWPALPHTKRGAHQFDRVAAILNVITFAALIFALGEAAQQAPAHVVLIAAAVTIVFGLLLMRREAGHPAPMLPVDLFKLPVFALSAVTAVCSFAAQGLAFVSLPFYFEDVLHRSQVETGFLMTPWPVVVALAAPIAGRLSDRYPPGLLGAIGLAILCAGMASLAMLPAHPQIIDIGIRMSICGAGFGFFQSPNLKALMASAPPERAGGASGIIATARLIGQATGAALVALSFGIAGRHGPTLALAAGAVFAGAASIASGLRLFAPSHRAGTQQGSIARPSASNSSATSTTQQG, via the coding sequence ATGTCCGCGAGCAATCGTCGCGCGATGGGCGCGATCATGCTCGCCGTCGCGCTCGCGACACTCGACACCGCGATCGCGAACACCGCGCTGCCCGCGATCGCCACCGATCTGCATGCGGCACCGGCCGCATCGGTGTGGATCATCAACGCGTATCAACTCGCGATGGTCGCGACGCTGCTGCCGCTCGCGGCGCTCGGCGACATCGTCGGGCATCGGCGGATTTACATCACCGGTATCGCGCTGTTCACGCTTGCGTCGCTCGCGTGCTCGCTCGCGGACACGCTGCCGCTGCTCACCGCCGCGCGCGTGTTGCAAGGCCTCGGCGCGAGCGCGCTGATGAGCGTCAACACCGCGCTGATCCGCTTCCTCTATCCGCCGCATCGGCTTGGACGCGGGCTCGGGATGAATGCGCTGATCGTCGGCGTGTCGTTCGCGATCGGACCGACGATCGCATCGCTGATCCTGTCGCTCGGAACGTGGCCGTGGCTGTTCGCGGTGAACGTGCCGCTCGGTGTGATCGCGCTCGCGTTTGCATGGCCCGCGCTGCCGCACACGAAGCGCGGCGCGCATCAGTTCGATCGCGTCGCCGCGATCCTCAACGTGATCACCTTCGCCGCGCTGATCTTCGCGCTCGGCGAAGCGGCGCAGCAGGCGCCGGCTCATGTGGTGTTGATCGCGGCGGCGGTGACGATCGTGTTCGGTCTGCTGTTGATGCGTCGCGAGGCCGGTCATCCTGCGCCGATGTTGCCGGTCGATCTGTTCAAGCTGCCGGTGTTTGCGTTGTCCGCGGTGACTGCGGTGTGTTCGTTCGCCGCGCAGGGCCTCGCGTTCGTGTCACTGCCGTTTTATTTCGAGGATGTCCTGCATCGCAGCCAGGTCGAGACAGGCTTTCTGATGACGCCGTGGCCGGTCGTCGTCGCGCTCGCCGCGCCGATCGCGGGGCGGCTGTCGGATCGCTATCCGCCGGGGCTGCTCGGTGCAATCGGGCTCGCGATCCTGTGCGCCGGGATGGCATCGCTCGCGATGCTGCCCGCGCATCCGCAGATCATCGACATCGGTATACGCATGTCGATCTGCGGCGCGGGCTTTGGATTTTTTCAGTCACCGAACCTGAAGGCCTTGATGGCGAGCGCGCCGCCCGAACGCGCCGGCGGTGCGAGCGGCATCATCGCGACCGCGCGTCTGATCGGTCAGGCGACCGGCGCGGCGCTCGTCGCGCTGAGCTTCGGCATCGCGGGACGGCACGGTCCGACGCTCGCGCTGGCGGCCGGTGCGGTGTTCGCGGGCGCGGCGAGTATCGCGAGCGGGTTGCGGCTGTTCGCTCCATCGCATCGCGCAGGCACGCAGCAAGGGAGCATCGCCCGGCCTTCCGCGTCGAACAGTTCTGCGACGAGTACGACGCAGCAGGGCTGA
- the ltaE gene encoding low-specificity L-threonine aldolase, which translates to MIDLRSDTVTRPSQPMLAAMTAAEVGDDVWGDDPTVLRLQAAVAERAGKEAGLFFPSGTQSNLAALMAHCARGDEYIVGQAAHTYKYEGGGAAVLGSIQPQPIENASDGSLPLDKIAAAIKPIDDHFARTRLLALENTIGGKVLPAGYVDEAVQLARHHGLSAHLDGARVCNAAVASGRPLAALCEPFDSVSICFSKGLGAPVGSVLVGSKALLDSAHRWRKVLGGGMRQAGVLAGACLYALDHNVERLADDHANAAHLAAGLAQIDQVKVQSQATNMVFAQMPKEDCAPLEAWLKERGILVQMLYASRFVTHMDVSRADIDTFVAAVKGYFAR; encoded by the coding sequence ATGATCGATCTGCGCAGCGATACCGTCACCCGTCCCTCTCAACCGATGCTTGCCGCGATGACCGCCGCCGAAGTCGGCGACGATGTCTGGGGCGACGACCCGACCGTGTTGCGGCTGCAGGCCGCGGTCGCGGAGCGCGCGGGCAAGGAAGCGGGCCTGTTTTTCCCGAGCGGCACGCAGAGCAATCTCGCCGCGCTGATGGCGCATTGCGCGCGCGGCGACGAGTACATCGTCGGCCAGGCCGCACACACGTACAAGTACGAAGGCGGCGGCGCGGCGGTGCTCGGCAGCATCCAGCCGCAGCCGATCGAGAACGCATCCGACGGTTCGCTGCCGCTCGACAAGATCGCCGCCGCGATCAAACCGATCGACGATCACTTCGCCCGCACGCGTCTGCTGGCGCTGGAGAACACGATCGGCGGCAAGGTGTTGCCGGCCGGTTATGTCGACGAAGCGGTGCAGCTCGCGCGACATCACGGGTTGTCGGCGCATCTGGACGGCGCGCGCGTCTGCAACGCGGCCGTCGCGTCGGGTCGACCGCTGGCCGCGCTGTGCGAACCGTTCGATTCGGTGTCGATCTGTTTTTCGAAGGGGCTCGGTGCGCCGGTCGGTTCGGTGCTGGTCGGCAGCAAGGCGCTGCTTGACAGCGCGCATCGCTGGCGCAAGGTGCTCGGCGGCGGCATGCGCCAGGCCGGCGTGCTCGCGGGCGCGTGTCTGTATGCGTTGGACCACAACGTCGAACGTCTCGCCGACGATCACGCGAACGCCGCGCATCTTGCCGCGGGCCTCGCGCAGATCGATCAGGTGAAGGTGCAATCGCAGGCGACCAACATGGTGTTCGCGCAGATGCCGAAGGAAGACTGCGCGCCGCTCGAAGCGTGGCTCAAGGAACGCGGCATTCTCGTGCAGATGCTGTACGCGTCGCGCTTCGTGACGCACATGGACGTGTCGCGTGCCGATATCGATACGTTCGTCGCGGCCGTCAAGGGTTACTTCGCACGTTGA
- a CDS encoding peptidoglycan DD-metalloendopeptidase family protein — MNRKQQQTRTQFLIALSIAAVTGGCTMTPWPGDTGSTWSSSSSTPTASTGSVPAGYYRVNSGDTVGSVAAAFGQRPQDISTWNVLPANASLIVGQVLRVAPPSTSAYVPPARTSGTPGTPGAAVSGAQVAAPSSATPEASSVTLIWPLRGPILRTFAAGKTNGIVIGGKAGDPVKAAAAGRVVYAGNGIPAYGPLVIIKHDSSVITAYGQNRTLLVKEGDAVSQGQTIGEVGTDPQGVASIQFEVRLDGHPVDPLAWLPKSGG; from the coding sequence ATGAATCGAAAACAGCAGCAGACACGCACGCAGTTTCTGATCGCACTGTCCATCGCCGCCGTGACCGGCGGTTGCACAATGACGCCATGGCCCGGGGACACCGGCAGCACGTGGTCCTCGTCATCGTCGACGCCGACCGCGTCGACGGGCTCGGTGCCGGCGGGCTACTACCGCGTCAATTCCGGGGATACCGTCGGCAGCGTTGCGGCCGCATTCGGTCAGCGTCCGCAAGATATCTCGACGTGGAACGTGTTACCGGCGAATGCCTCGCTGATCGTCGGGCAGGTGCTGCGGGTCGCGCCGCCGTCGACTTCTGCTTATGTTCCGCCGGCCCGTACCTCGGGCACGCCGGGCACGCCCGGTGCGGCGGTTTCGGGTGCGCAGGTTGCAGCGCCGTCGTCGGCGACGCCCGAAGCTTCTTCTGTGACCTTGATCTGGCCGCTGCGTGGGCCGATCCTGCGGACGTTCGCGGCGGGCAAGACGAACGGCATCGTGATCGGCGGCAAGGCCGGCGATCCGGTGAAGGCTGCTGCTGCCGGGCGTGTCGTCTATGCGGGCAACGGCATTCCCGCGTACGGGCCGCTAGTGATCATCAAGCACGATTCGTCGGTGATCACTGCGTATGGACAGAACCGCACGCTGCTCGTGAAGGAAGGCGACGCGGTCTCGCAAGGGCAGACGATCGGCGAAGTCGGCACCGATCCGCAGGGCGTCGCATCGATCCAGTTTGAAGTACGCCTCGATGGACATCCGGTTGATCCGCTGGCGTGGTTGCCGAAGTCGGGTGGTTAA
- a CDS encoding DUF2968 domain-containing protein gives MKNLLNRRSTLLANGTAHLVPVVRDDGSASAEEDATAQASTTTEPMRPVTTLRPVPVVPSQVNGRAVQMADSAEVEWLASEEALSPFRVFRSFEYSVSLLFHAKELTYYIVMYQNNVLWRALKAVELETAEAVFHHFEEQAARLADGETRRAQLEAQNEQLARMIAHSEAQAERLRNDLQRGSAQEQTVSNRQHQVRKEVAQLEAQRVAAQAQLNKMHRQIHQLNLTNNEVLPHLPTNR, from the coding sequence ATGAAAAATCTCCTGAACCGGCGCAGCACGCTGCTCGCCAACGGTACCGCCCATCTGGTCCCAGTCGTCCGGGACGATGGATCGGCCTCTGCCGAGGAGGACGCCACCGCGCAGGCGTCGACGACCACCGAGCCGATGCGGCCCGTCACGACGCTGAGGCCGGTACCGGTCGTACCGTCGCAGGTGAACGGTCGCGCGGTGCAGATGGCGGACAGCGCCGAGGTCGAATGGCTCGCGTCCGAAGAAGCGCTGTCGCCGTTCCGGGTCTTTCGCAGCTTCGAGTATTCGGTGAGCCTGCTGTTTCACGCGAAGGAGCTGACGTACTACATCGTGATGTACCAGAACAACGTGCTGTGGCGCGCGCTGAAGGCCGTCGAACTGGAGACGGCGGAGGCGGTGTTCCATCATTTTGAGGAGCAGGCTGCGCGGCTTGCCGACGGCGAGACACGCCGCGCGCAACTCGAAGCGCAGAACGAACAACTCGCGCGGATGATCGCGCATTCGGAGGCGCAGGCCGAGCGGCTGCGCAACGATCTGCAGCGCGGCAGCGCGCAGGAGCAGACGGTGTCGAACCGGCAGCATCAGGTGCGCAAGGAAGTCGCGCAGCTGGAAGCGCAGCGCGTTGCCGCGCAGGCGCAGTTGAACAAGATGCATCGGCAGATTCATCAACTGAATCTGACCAACAACGAAGTGCTGCCACATCTGCCGACGAACCGGTAG
- a CDS encoding DUF4148 domain-containing protein gives MKSLIRAVAIATLIAAPVASFAQSNQPVTRAQVRAELVQLEKAGYNPLGEQNDYPNNIQAAQRRVDEQKAVAQADTSGYGASTSGSSQGGARTIVPTTNVQSVYFGH, from the coding sequence ATGAAATCCCTGATCCGTGCAGTTGCTATCGCTACCCTTATCGCCGCTCCGGTGGCCTCGTTCGCTCAATCGAACCAGCCGGTGACCCGCGCGCAAGTCCGCGCCGAACTGGTCCAGCTGGAAAAGGCGGGTTACAACCCGCTCGGTGAGCAAAACGATTACCCGAACAACATTCAGGCCGCTCAACGTCGCGTCGACGAACAGAAGGCCGTCGCGCAAGCCGATACCAGCGGCTACGGCGCATCGACCAGCGGTTCGTCGCAAGGCGGTGCCCGTACGATCGTCCCGACGACCAACGTGCAATCGGTGTACTTCGGCCACTAA
- the gndA gene encoding NADP-dependent phosphogluconate dehydrogenase, with product MGKQAIGVVGMAVMGRNLALNIESRGHAVSVYNRSREKTDELIAEFPDRKLVPAFTLEEFVASLEKPRRILLMVKAGAPTDATIASLKPLLDQGDILIDGGNTHFTDTIRRNQELAKAGLHFIGTGVSGGEEGALKGPSIMPGGPRDAYDLVAPILTEIAAKAPDGDPCVAYMGPDGAGHFVKMVHNGIEYGDMQLIAESYAVLKQVLGLSNAELGSVYTEWNTGELDSYLIEITSKIFGKKDDETGQDLVDVILDRAAQKGTGKWTSQNALDLGVPLPLITESVFARVLSSLKDQRVAASKVIEGPAAKPFTGDRNAFIEAVRRALYFSKVISYAQGFAQLRAASEEYKWDLQFGTIAKIFRAGCIIRARFLQKITDAYAKDPALANLLLDPYFRDIASNYQAALRDVVTAAIAAGVPVPTFSSAIAYFDGYRSARLPANLVQAQRDFFGAHTFERTDKPGSFHANWS from the coding sequence ATGGGCAAGCAGGCAATCGGCGTGGTGGGGATGGCGGTCATGGGCCGCAATCTGGCGCTCAACATCGAGAGCCGCGGGCACGCGGTTTCCGTGTACAACCGCAGCCGCGAAAAGACCGACGAGCTGATCGCGGAATTCCCCGATCGCAAGCTGGTGCCGGCCTTCACGCTGGAAGAATTCGTCGCGTCGCTGGAAAAACCGCGCCGCATCCTGCTGATGGTGAAAGCCGGCGCACCGACCGATGCGACGATCGCATCGCTGAAGCCGCTGCTCGACCAGGGCGATATCCTGATCGACGGCGGCAACACGCATTTCACCGACACCATCCGCCGCAACCAGGAGCTGGCGAAGGCCGGTCTGCACTTCATCGGCACCGGCGTGTCGGGTGGCGAAGAGGGCGCGCTGAAAGGCCCGTCGATCATGCCGGGCGGCCCGCGCGACGCATACGACCTGGTCGCACCGATCCTCACCGAAATCGCCGCGAAGGCACCGGACGGCGACCCGTGCGTCGCGTACATGGGCCCGGACGGCGCGGGCCACTTCGTGAAGATGGTCCACAACGGCATCGAGTACGGCGACATGCAGCTGATCGCCGAAAGCTACGCGGTGCTCAAGCAGGTGCTAGGCCTGTCGAATGCGGAACTGGGCAGCGTCTACACCGAATGGAACACCGGCGAACTCGACAGCTACCTGATCGAGATCACGTCGAAGATCTTCGGCAAGAAGGACGACGAGACGGGGCAGGATCTCGTCGACGTGATTCTCGACCGTGCCGCGCAGAAGGGCACCGGCAAGTGGACGAGCCAGAACGCGCTCGATCTCGGCGTGCCGCTGCCGCTCATCACCGAATCGGTGTTCGCGCGCGTGCTGTCGTCGCTGAAGGATCAGCGCGTCGCGGCGAGCAAGGTCATCGAAGGGCCGGCCGCGAAGCCGTTCACAGGCGACCGCAACGCGTTCATCGAAGCCGTGCGCCGTGCGCTGTACTTCAGCAAGGTGATCTCGTACGCGCAGGGTTTCGCGCAACTGCGCGCCGCGTCGGAAGAGTACAAGTGGGATCTGCAGTTCGGCACGATCGCGAAGATCTTCCGGGCGGGCTGCATCATCCGCGCGCGCTTCCTGCAGAAAATCACCGACGCGTACGCGAAGGATCCGGCGCTCGCGAACCTGCTGCTCGATCCGTACTTCCGCGATATCGCTTCGAACTACCAGGCCGCGCTGCGTGACGTGGTGACCGCGGCGATTGCGGCGGGCGTGCCGGTGCCGACGTTCTCGTCGGCGATCGCGTACTTCGACGGCTACCGGTCGGCACGTTTGCCGGCCAATCTCGTGCAGGCACAGCGCGACTTCTTCGGCGCGCACACGTTCGAGCGTACCGACAAGCCAGGCAGCTTCCACGCGAACTGGTCCTGA
- a CDS encoding DUF938 domain-containing protein has protein sequence MTDLMTDLRQYSPSAQRNGEPILAVLRDALPPAARVLEIASGSGEHAMRFAAALPQVDWQPSDADPRARESITAWIAHTGITNVRPPLDLDVERLPWGIERADAIVCINMLHISPWSAAQALFDGAARVLGERGVLFLYGPYKRHGAHTSPGNEAFDLQLRDRNPLWGVRDMEAVVALGDAVGFACGEPVAMPANNFSLVLRRR, from the coding sequence ATGACCGATTTGATGACCGACCTCCGGCAATATTCCCCCTCCGCGCAACGCAACGGCGAACCGATTCTCGCGGTGCTGCGCGACGCGCTGCCGCCGGCGGCGCGCGTGCTCGAAATCGCGAGCGGCAGCGGCGAACACGCGATGCGTTTTGCCGCCGCGTTACCGCAGGTCGACTGGCAGCCGAGCGATGCGGATCCGCGTGCGCGCGAATCGATTACCGCATGGATCGCGCACACCGGCATTACGAACGTGCGGCCGCCGCTTGATCTCGACGTGGAGCGGTTGCCGTGGGGCATCGAGCGTGCCGATGCGATCGTCTGCATCAACATGCTGCATATCTCGCCGTGGAGCGCGGCGCAGGCGCTGTTCGACGGCGCCGCGCGCGTGCTCGGCGAACGCGGCGTGCTGTTCCTGTACGGGCCGTACAAGCGACACGGCGCGCATACGTCGCCGGGCAATGAAGCCTTCGATCTGCAATTGCGCGACCGCAATCCGCTCTGGGGCGTGCGCGACATGGAAGCGGTCGTCGCGCTCGGCGATGCAGTGGGCTTCGCGTGCGGCGAACCGGTCGCGATGCCCGCGAATAATTTCAGCCTCGTGCTGCGGCGCCGCTGA
- a CDS encoding pyridoxamine 5'-phosphate oxidase family protein gives MLTTLEELEALYGEPHERSVRKEIPYVNEDYRLFIEHAPFAVLATAGPEGLDCSPRGDMPGFVRIVDERTLALPDRPGNNRIDSLRNVIREPHLALLFVVPGVGETLRVNGRGRITADPEWLRQFEVDGKLPRTVLIVDVDAVYFHCSKAVARSKLWDPTHHIERTRLPSTGEILRRLSGPSFDAQAYDRDLPERVRTSLY, from the coding sequence ATGCTGACGACGCTCGAAGAACTCGAAGCCCTCTACGGCGAGCCGCACGAACGCTCGGTGCGCAAGGAAATTCCGTACGTCAACGAAGACTATCGGCTGTTCATCGAACACGCGCCGTTCGCCGTGCTCGCTACTGCCGGTCCCGAAGGACTCGACTGCTCGCCGCGCGGCGATATGCCGGGCTTCGTGCGGATCGTCGACGAGCGCACGCTCGCGCTTCCCGACCGCCCGGGCAACAATCGCATCGACAGCCTGCGCAACGTAATCCGCGAGCCGCATCTTGCGTTGCTGTTCGTCGTGCCGGGCGTCGGCGAAACGTTGCGCGTGAACGGTCGCGGACGCATCACCGCCGACCCCGAGTGGTTGCGGCAATTCGAGGTGGACGGCAAGCTGCCGCGCACGGTGCTGATCGTCGACGTCGACGCGGTGTACTTTCATTGCTCGAAAGCGGTCGCCCGCTCGAAGCTGTGGGATCCGACGCATCACATCGAGCGGACGCGGCTGCCGAGTACCGGCGAGATCCTGCGGCGGCTGAGCGGCCCGTCGTTCGACGCGCAGGCTTACGACCGCGATCTGCCCGAACGCGTTCGCACGAGCCTCTACTGA
- a CDS encoding NAD-dependent protein deacetylase has product MTLMPFAPADVPMLADLHDFVQRHPRLFVLTGAGISTDSGIPGYRDENGEWKRSPPITLQEFLGSVASRQRYWARSTVGWPVVADAQPNDAHVALARLEAAGHVPTLVTQNVDGLHQRAGSQRVIELHGGIDGVTCLDCGAHHARAAIQHTLIADNPGLLDAIAEPAADGDAHLEWHDLGSFRVPACPVCGGLLKPAVVFFGESVPRERVDAATQALEAADAVLVVGSSLMVYSGYRFCVWAQKMGKPIAVLNLGRTRADPLLTLKVEAPCAPTLTALAGLLAAD; this is encoded by the coding sequence ATGACCCTGATGCCGTTCGCTCCCGCCGATGTACCGATGCTCGCCGACCTGCACGACTTCGTGCAGCGTCATCCGCGGCTGTTCGTGCTGACCGGCGCGGGCATCAGCACGGATTCAGGTATCCCCGGCTATCGCGACGAGAACGGCGAGTGGAAGCGTTCGCCGCCGATCACGCTGCAGGAATTCCTCGGCTCGGTGGCCTCCCGGCAACGTTATTGGGCGCGCAGCACGGTCGGTTGGCCGGTCGTCGCCGACGCACAACCGAACGACGCGCACGTCGCGCTCGCGCGTCTCGAAGCGGCGGGTCACGTACCGACGCTGGTGACGCAGAACGTCGACGGATTGCATCAACGCGCGGGCAGTCAGCGCGTGATCGAACTGCACGGTGGGATTGACGGCGTGACGTGTCTCGACTGCGGCGCGCATCATGCGCGCGCGGCGATCCAGCACACGCTGATCGCGGACAATCCGGGCCTGCTCGATGCGATCGCCGAACCTGCAGCCGACGGCGATGCGCATCTGGAGTGGCACGACCTTGGCTCGTTTCGCGTGCCCGCATGTCCCGTGTGCGGCGGACTGCTGAAACCTGCGGTGGTGTTCTTCGGCGAGAGCGTGCCGCGCGAGCGCGTCGATGCCGCGACGCAGGCGCTTGAAGCAGCGGATGCGGTGCTCGTCGTCGGGTCGTCGTTGATGGTGTATTCGGGCTACCGCTTCTGCGTGTGGGCGCAGAAGATGGGCAAGCCGATCGCGGTGCTGAATCTCGGCCGCACGCGGGCCGATCCGCTGCTGACGCTGAAGGTCGAAGCGCCGTGCGCGCCGACATTGACCGCACTCGCGGGATTGCTTGCCGCTGATTAA
- a CDS encoding oxidoreductase-like domain-containing protein translates to MPKPSPAQPVVVDDPRPEPPQQPGLDDCCRSGCEPCVFDLYEDALDRYRVALAAWEARHPQTQAQQPKRKKG, encoded by the coding sequence GTGCCGAAGCCTTCACCCGCCCAACCTGTTGTCGTAGACGATCCGCGTCCCGAGCCGCCTCAACAGCCGGGCCTCGACGACTGCTGCCGCAGCGGTTGCGAGCCGTGCGTGTTCGATCTGTACGAAGATGCGCTGGATCGCTATCGCGTCGCGCTGGCTGCGTGGGAGGCTCGTCATCCGCAAACACAGGCGCAGCAGCCGAAGCGCAAAAAAGGCTGA